From the Primulina tabacum isolate GXHZ01 chromosome 3, ASM2559414v2, whole genome shotgun sequence genome, one window contains:
- the LOC142539095 gene encoding uncharacterized protein LOC142539095 — MSMLSKLRCITVDVTGTLMAYKGELGDYYCMAAKSIGLPCPDYKRVHEGFKLAYTEMARKHPCFGFSEKMPNIVWWKTCVRNSFVQAGYEYDEETFEKIFRRIYSTFGSSAPYAIFPDSQPFLRWVRGKGITVGIVSNAEYRYQDVILPALGLHQGSEWDFGVFSGLEGVEKPDPRMYQIALERAGNIAPEEALHVGDSMRKDYLPAKSVGMHALLLDRFKIPDAEIWRKSGAVVLPDLMAVQKWLSSVE; from the exons aTGTCTATGCTCTCAAAGCTACGCTGTATCACGGTAGATGTTACTGGCACGCTAATGGCTTACAAGGGAGAACTTGGTGATTACTATTGTATGGCAGCTAAATCAATTGGACTTCCATGTCCTGACTATAAACGAGTACATGAAGGCTTTAAACTTGCGTATACAGAGATGGCAAGGAAGCATCCATGTTTTGGATTTTCTGAAAAGATGCCCAATATTGTTTGGTGGAAGACATGTGTGCGTAATTCTTTTGTCCAG gctggatatgaatatgatgaagaGACATTCGAGAAGATTTTCAGGCGGATATATTCGACCTTTGGTTCTTCTGCGCCTTATGCAATCTTCCCAGATTCACAACCTTTCCTGAGATGGGTTCGAGGGAAGGGTATAACTGTTGGAATTGTTAGCAATGCAGAGTATCGGTATCAGGATGTTATACTTCCTGCGTTGGGTTTACATCAG GGATCCGAGTGGGACTTTGGCGTGTTCTCGGGTCTCGAAGGTGTTGAGAAACCAGATCCTAGAATGTATCAGATAGCACTGGAGAGGGCTGGAAATATAGCTCCTGAAGAAGCTCTTCACGTTGGAGACAGTATGCGCAAGGACTATTTGCCTGCGAAGAGCGTAGGAATGCACGCCCTATTGCTAGATCGTTTTAAGATACCAGATGCAGAAATTTGGAGGAAATCTGGTGCTGTAGTTCTACCTGACTTGATGGCGGTGCAAAAATGGCTTTCTTCTGTGGAATAG